One region of Syntrophobacter fumaroxidans MPOB genomic DNA includes:
- the hisB gene encoding imidazoleglycerol-phosphate dehydratase HisB — protein MAGRRQGTVERITSETKIMADLTVDGEGKAELRTGVPFLDHMLSLFSVHGFFDLKLQAEGDLDVDAHHTVEDIGICLGGALAKALGDRKGIRRYGHAVVPMDEACASVTLDLSNRPFLVYRVPTLAARVGRFETELVPEFFRAFCQHGGATVHVQGLYGSNTHHILEAIFKALGRALDQATRFDERRSGIPSSKGTL, from the coding sequence ATGGCTGGCAGGCGACAGGGAACGGTGGAGAGAATCACCAGCGAAACCAAGATCATGGCCGATCTCACGGTCGACGGGGAAGGAAAAGCGGAACTGCGCACCGGGGTTCCCTTTCTGGATCACATGCTGTCGCTTTTCAGCGTGCACGGCTTCTTCGATCTGAAGCTCCAGGCCGAAGGCGATCTCGACGTCGACGCCCATCACACCGTGGAGGACATCGGCATCTGCCTGGGAGGCGCCCTGGCGAAAGCCCTCGGGGACCGCAAAGGGATCCGGCGCTACGGACATGCCGTGGTGCCCATGGACGAAGCCTGCGCCTCGGTGACCCTTGATCTTTCCAACCGCCCGTTCCTGGTCTACCGCGTTCCCACGCTCGCGGCCCGGGTGGGGCGGTTCGAAACCGAGCTGGTGCCGGAATTCTTCCGCGCGTTCTGCCAGCACGGCGGCGCCACCGTTCATGTCCAGGGTCTGTACGGAAGCAACACGCATCACATCCTGGAAGCGATCTTCAAGGCACTGGGGCGCGCATTGGACCAAGCCACACGGTTCGATGAACGGCGCTCGGGCATTCCGTCCTCCAAGGGAACCCTGTAG
- a CDS encoding PqqD family protein, protein MTEGKMRRLDNIVRRDIHGEVLLVPIRGRSAEMQRLFVLNEVGDFIWRRLDGTHSRDDILRLLQDRYIVRAQDAASDLEEFLGLLSAANLVEEVP, encoded by the coding sequence GTGACGGAAGGAAAAATGCGTCGCCTGGACAACATCGTTCGACGTGACATTCACGGCGAAGTTCTGCTGGTCCCCATCCGCGGCAGGTCGGCCGAGATGCAGAGGCTGTTCGTTTTGAACGAGGTGGGCGATTTCATCTGGCGCCGGCTGGACGGCACGCATTCGCGCGACGATATTCTGCGCTTGCTCCAGGACCGTTATATCGTTCGGGCCCAGGATGCCGCCTCGGACCTGGAAGAATTCCTGGGGCTGCTGAGCGCGGCCAACCTGGTCGAAGAGGTGCCATGA
- a CDS encoding ERCC4 domain-containing protein, protein MRLIIDTREQTPYGFEGYDVQTERGTLPTGDYSLAGFEDRVAIERKSLDDLIGCLSHDRERFEKELCRAKALDFFSVVIEAPLSNILASRFRSRMTVNAAVETIAAFSTRYRTPFLFCGNRAGGERMTYSLLAKYGHNILRAARLFEKGNRHDNLSFAE, encoded by the coding sequence ATGCGCCTAATCATCGACACCCGTGAACAAACGCCCTACGGCTTCGAGGGCTACGACGTGCAAACCGAGCGGGGCACCTTGCCGACCGGCGATTACTCCCTTGCGGGATTCGAGGATCGGGTTGCAATCGAGCGAAAATCGCTGGACGATCTGATCGGATGCTTGAGCCATGATCGTGAACGATTTGAGAAGGAGCTATGCCGGGCAAAGGCGCTCGACTTCTTCAGTGTGGTCATCGAAGCCCCGCTTTCGAACATCCTGGCCAGTCGGTTTCGTTCGCGGATGACAGTCAACGCTGCGGTGGAAACTATCGCGGCGTTCTCAACAAGGTATCGCACGCCGTTCCTGTTCTGCGGCAATCGAGCGGGCGGGGAGCGCATGACGTACAGCTTGTTGGCGAAGTACGGCCACAACATCTTGCGCGCCGCTCGGCTCTTCGAGAAAGGAAATCGCCATGACAACTTATCGTTTGCTGAATGA
- a CDS encoding tyrosine-type recombinase/integrase, producing MKRHKTNYPGVFYREADRIGGKGAEKVYYILFKQDGKVLEEKVGRQFVDDMTPARAAGIRAERIEGKRPSRKEIKEEREAQEHAVKEAEANRWTITRLWEEYKRGTPGLKGIVTDENRFEKHIKPIFGDKQPHELGALDVDRLRIGLLKKARKPAVQKTPGDSKPGTVKKSVDPLKPGTVKNVLELLRRIINFGVKKNLCTGAGFAIELPKVNNLRTEDLTPDELAKLMDAIEKDENLIAANLMKMALFTGMRRGELFRLKWSDLDFERGFIHIRGPKGGVDQTIPVNEEARKILQSHRRTNSGFVFPGRGGHQRIDIHKSVNKIKEAAGLPKGFRALHGLRHAYASMLASSGKVDLYTLQRLLTHKSPTMTQRYAHLRDSALRNASDLAGEIITGIMDAKQDEKSILDIIRVKP from the coding sequence ATGAAACGCCACAAAACGAATTATCCGGGAGTCTTTTATCGAGAAGCTGACCGCATCGGCGGAAAGGGAGCGGAGAAGGTCTATTACATCCTGTTCAAGCAAGACGGCAAAGTCCTGGAGGAAAAGGTTGGAAGGCAGTTCGTGGACGACATGACCCCGGCGCGGGCGGCAGGTATCCGGGCGGAACGCATCGAGGGGAAACGTCCTTCCAGGAAGGAAATCAAGGAAGAGCGCGAAGCCCAAGAGCATGCCGTAAAAGAAGCCGAAGCGAACCGCTGGACGATCACCCGCCTATGGGAAGAATACAAACGCGGCACACCCGGCTTGAAAGGGATCGTGACGGACGAAAACCGCTTTGAGAAGCACATAAAACCCATCTTCGGCGACAAGCAACCGCACGAACTAGGGGCGCTCGATGTCGACCGCTTGCGAATTGGACTGCTAAAGAAAGCACGCAAGCCCGCCGTTCAGAAAACCCCCGGAGACTCGAAACCGGGAACGGTGAAGAAGAGCGTTGACCCACTCAAGCCCGGAACCGTCAAGAATGTCCTGGAATTGCTGCGCCGGATTATCAACTTCGGTGTGAAAAAGAATCTTTGTACCGGCGCGGGCTTTGCCATCGAATTACCCAAGGTGAACAATCTTCGAACAGAGGATTTGACCCCCGATGAACTTGCAAAACTTATGGATGCCATCGAGAAGGATGAAAACCTCATAGCGGCAAACCTTATGAAAATGGCTCTTTTCACCGGAATGAGGCGGGGGGAGTTATTCCGGTTGAAATGGTCGGACCTTGATTTCGAACGCGGCTTCATCCATATCCGGGGGCCGAAAGGCGGTGTCGACCAAACTATACCGGTGAACGAAGAAGCGCGGAAGATCCTTCAAAGCCATCGAAGAACCAACAGCGGTTTTGTTTTTCCTGGGCGTGGTGGGCATCAACGTATTGATATCCACAAATCCGTGAACAAAATCAAGGAAGCTGCCGGACTCCCGAAAGGGTTTAGAGCCCTGCACGGCTTGCGGCACGCCTACGCATCCATGCTGGCATCGAGCGGCAAAGTTGACCTCTACACCCTTCAACGGCTCTTGACCCACAAAAGCCCGACAATGACCCAACGCTATGCCCATCTAAGGGATAGTGCGCTAAGGAACGCTTCAGACTTGGCCGGGGAGATCATCACCGGTATCATGGACGCCAAACAGGATGAAAAGAGCATCCTTGACATCATTCGAGTGAAGCCCTAG
- a CDS encoding C25 family cysteine peptidase: MLRDSIRGIVQNLLWIILLVGTTGFHPLVSHVSAAELCQYPDTCSGITWPEDGDWKVMGTETEPNNDAAIGEQIQLVGDGTCPNLYFVKKNSGSQPFLFFRVRMNYSGTVGSGTYDDTVWVHLRTPGTDPLPQYSLAWDSESGDYTTHGLEFQVPAAGQTAAAGWDSYTSDDYDCKETGVNPNCIVKKYLWDIDGTSAGTYTARSEGFVRTVDGIACGGGTYTFVDMAVSCAYFQRVGAYQDSTVPDLCASTLYMMPATREGANDHNPIQLFTSGDIGRGVSLTDPITTPMWGSPTQAVVSDFTAHLRNGRVVVIWETASEVQTAGFNLYRVEPRTGARTRVNDGLIPALLGEPQGGRYYAADLDASPGKTLSYVLEEIEFGGSRRIYGPFSVKPVVDGPGAESDGMLPDGQSYARQGKVPPTRVKRDGIPGFNAGADLNLAVPAGNTPRSLKIGVRDPGLYRLDATEIAAALGLPVNTVRGCIRARQVMLSNRGRRVATMAGADGESLYFYGEGIRSIYTDVNVYFLKVGAGLPMRSLPARRIASIPPRTVFTDRLHAEQDVRLFTSLFHDPESDFWLWEYLVAGDPSLQAASFAVKADGAAGGGTLTVNLRGITETGVHNEHHAIVKLNGTILGEDSWTGSVPHSVTLGVPSEVLRDGDNSVELIAVRDSDVPYSLFALDSLDLSYERRCRAVSDRLLIRSDAAGPILVEGFSSSRILVLDLAVPRFPRILTPAATGGGAGNGWVKFTSEAAGRPYLTVCLSAAGKPAYLGLRTSAGLKRKAGKGREYIVITSPELSGAASSLADYRRRSKGLTTLVVTTEQIYDAFSWGIVTPYAIRDFLAQASSWNPAPKFVVFAGEGSFDYKNVKGYRDALVPPLMADTPNGLAPSDARLADFAGEDGLADVALGRIPATDASQLTAYVAKLEQYEASLGEPWRGRALLVADDPDGGGDFPSDSDRIASLMPSWLTRDKVYLSTMSPSAARSKLLEALSSGVLAINYIGHSAVDSLARERILTASDVPSMTNAPRLPVLFGMTCVVGQFGIPGYDSLAEALIKHPAGGAVAVWAPTGMVQNQESLAIDEGLWCGLGGIGGAALGEVIAEAGRNYANGGGHRYILETFELLGDPALEVRP, from the coding sequence ATGTTGAGAGACAGTATCAGGGGAATAGTGCAGAATTTGTTGTGGATAATCCTTCTTGTGGGCACAACTGGATTCCATCCGCTTGTATCGCACGTTTCCGCCGCCGAGCTGTGCCAGTATCCCGACACGTGCAGCGGCATCACGTGGCCGGAGGACGGCGACTGGAAAGTAATGGGCACGGAAACCGAGCCCAACAACGATGCGGCGATCGGGGAGCAGATCCAGCTCGTCGGCGACGGCACGTGTCCCAACCTCTACTTTGTCAAGAAGAACAGCGGATCTCAGCCCTTCCTGTTTTTCCGCGTGAGGATGAACTACAGCGGCACCGTCGGCTCCGGGACATACGACGACACCGTTTGGGTGCATCTGCGAACCCCCGGCACGGATCCTCTCCCCCAGTACTCCCTGGCGTGGGATTCAGAGAGTGGTGACTACACCACCCACGGGCTCGAATTCCAGGTGCCGGCAGCGGGGCAGACGGCGGCCGCGGGTTGGGACAGTTATACGAGCGATGACTACGACTGCAAAGAAACCGGTGTCAACCCGAATTGCATCGTCAAAAAGTACCTGTGGGATATCGACGGAACGTCTGCGGGCACCTACACGGCGAGAAGCGAGGGTTTCGTCCGCACCGTGGACGGGATTGCCTGCGGAGGCGGTACGTACACGTTTGTCGACATGGCGGTGAGCTGCGCCTATTTCCAGCGTGTGGGTGCCTATCAAGATTCTACCGTCCCCGACCTCTGCGCCAGCACGCTGTATATGATGCCGGCCACGCGGGAAGGCGCCAACGATCACAACCCCATTCAGCTTTTTACAAGCGGGGACATCGGCCGAGGGGTGAGCCTGACGGACCCGATCACGACTCCCATGTGGGGAAGCCCGACACAGGCCGTGGTTTCAGATTTCACCGCACACCTCCGGAACGGCCGGGTGGTTGTTATATGGGAGACGGCATCCGAGGTCCAGACCGCCGGATTCAATCTCTACCGCGTGGAGCCGCGCACCGGGGCTCGAACCCGGGTCAATGACGGCCTTATTCCCGCGCTGCTCGGGGAACCTCAGGGAGGGAGATACTACGCCGCGGACCTGGATGCATCCCCGGGGAAGACACTCTCCTACGTGCTGGAGGAAATCGAATTCGGCGGGTCCCGCAGGATCTACGGTCCGTTTTCCGTCAAACCGGTCGTCGACGGGCCCGGCGCGGAATCGGACGGCATGCTGCCCGATGGACAGAGCTATGCACGGCAAGGCAAGGTCCCGCCCACACGGGTCAAACGGGATGGAATTCCCGGTTTCAATGCCGGCGCGGATTTGAACCTTGCAGTTCCGGCCGGCAACACGCCCCGCTCCCTTAAGATCGGCGTCCGCGACCCCGGTCTCTACCGCCTGGATGCAACGGAGATTGCCGCCGCTCTGGGACTTCCCGTGAACACCGTTCGAGGCTGCATCCGCGCTCGGCAAGTGATGCTTTCGAACAGGGGGCGCCGCGTCGCGACCATGGCCGGGGCGGACGGCGAATCGCTTTACTTCTACGGGGAAGGCATCCGGAGCATTTACACCGACGTCAACGTCTATTTTCTGAAGGTGGGGGCCGGGCTTCCGATGCGTTCGCTGCCGGCGCGGAGAATCGCATCGATCCCGCCCCGCACCGTTTTCACCGACCGGCTGCATGCGGAGCAGGACGTTCGGCTGTTCACGTCGCTGTTCCACGACCCGGAGAGCGACTTCTGGCTCTGGGAATACCTGGTGGCGGGAGACCCGTCGCTCCAGGCCGCTTCATTCGCCGTGAAAGCCGACGGCGCGGCGGGGGGAGGAACGCTCACGGTCAACCTGCGGGGCATCACCGAAACCGGCGTGCACAACGAGCACCACGCGATCGTGAAGTTGAACGGAACGATCCTCGGGGAAGATTCCTGGACCGGAAGCGTTCCGCACAGCGTGACGTTGGGTGTGCCCTCGGAAGTCCTTCGGGACGGGGACAATTCGGTCGAGCTGATCGCCGTTCGCGACTCCGATGTGCCGTACAGCCTTTTTGCGCTCGACTCCCTGGACCTTTCCTACGAAAGGCGATGCAGGGCCGTGTCCGACCGGCTGCTGATTCGAAGCGACGCGGCGGGGCCCATCCTGGTCGAAGGGTTCTCCAGCTCCCGGATCCTGGTCCTGGACCTTGCCGTTCCGCGATTCCCGCGTATCCTCACCCCTGCGGCCACCGGAGGGGGCGCGGGGAACGGTTGGGTGAAATTCACGTCCGAGGCCGCGGGCCGGCCCTATTTGACGGTCTGTCTTTCCGCTGCCGGAAAGCCCGCGTACCTTGGGCTTCGAACGTCGGCGGGTCTGAAGCGCAAAGCCGGGAAGGGGAGAGAATACATCGTCATCACTTCACCGGAACTCAGCGGGGCTGCCTCGTCCCTGGCCGACTACCGGCGCCGCTCCAAAGGGTTGACGACGCTGGTCGTCACCACCGAGCAGATTTACGACGCGTTTTCGTGGGGCATCGTCACCCCGTATGCGATTCGGGATTTCCTGGCGCAGGCGTCTTCCTGGAATCCCGCTCCGAAGTTCGTGGTGTTCGCCGGTGAGGGCAGCTTCGACTACAAGAATGTCAAGGGCTATCGCGATGCGCTGGTCCCGCCGCTCATGGCGGATACGCCCAACGGCCTGGCACCGTCGGATGCTCGGCTGGCAGATTTCGCCGGCGAGGACGGGCTCGCCGATGTGGCGCTCGGCCGTATCCCGGCAACCGACGCAAGCCAGCTCACAGCCTACGTGGCCAAGCTGGAACAGTACGAAGCGAGCCTTGGGGAACCATGGCGCGGCAGGGCCCTGCTGGTGGCCGACGACCCGGACGGCGGGGGCGACTTCCCGAGCGACAGCGACAGGATCGCTTCCCTCATGCCGAGTTGGCTCACCCGGGATAAGGTCTACCTCTCGACCATGTCCCCTTCGGCCGCGCGCTCCAAGCTTCTCGAAGCATTGAGTTCGGGAGTGCTCGCGATCAATTATATCGGACATTCCGCGGTGGACAGCCTTGCCCGGGAACGAATCCTCACCGCCTCGGACGTCCCCTCCATGACGAACGCTCCCCGATTGCCCGTGCTGTTCGGCATGACCTGCGTCGTCGGGCAGTTCGGCATCCCCGGTTACGACAGCCTTGCCGAGGCGCTGATCAAGCATCCGGCCGGAGGCGCCGTTGCGGTCTGGGCGCCGACGGGGATGGTGCAGAACCAGGAGTCGCTGGCGATTGACGAAGGTCTCTGGTGTGGCTTGGGCGGCATCGGCGGGGCCGCGCTGGGAGAGGTCATCGCCGAGGCCGGGCGCAATTACGCAAACGGCGGGGGACATCGGTACATCCTCGAGACATTCGAACTGCTGGGAGATCCTGCCCTGGAGGTGAGGCCGTGA
- a CDS encoding AAA family ATPase produces the protein MNITDTLLAAWPGNLKADGTFTCPSCGRATLTVDADTAHCPSEGRSFDVGTLLGLLQRARGNGSEPNQEAPPEQPDPVCFQDAILDADAFVSLQLPEKKSYLHPWINEQSIVFIVGWRGVGKSGFILGALDAVTKGKPFGPWTPGEPVNCLYLDGEMATVDVQKRLREMGTAGRKSRLLVYSDAYAYSLRLPKANLLDEKWRDGFKKSLLDLDVKIVVIDNLASVTGGIDENSKEAWDPIGAWLLQLRFAGITTILIHHEGKTGQQRGTSGREDHADVCISLKKPHDYLAEQGARFIASFTKSRIPTEHLPLIADTEFQLMNTIGDTQEWTWKSAQQATKMQILKNLDEGMCQTDVADLLKVSKGQVSKVRAAAIKAHWMTEKNKLTQLGFGALEG, from the coding sequence ATGAACATCACAGACACCCTCTTGGCGGCATGGCCGGGGAACTTGAAGGCCGACGGAACATTCACCTGTCCCTCGTGCGGCAGAGCAACCCTGACGGTAGACGCGGATACAGCACACTGTCCGTCTGAGGGCCGTAGCTTCGATGTCGGCACACTGCTTGGACTTTTACAGCGAGCGCGGGGAAACGGGAGCGAACCCAATCAGGAGGCTCCACCCGAGCAACCGGACCCGGTTTGCTTCCAGGATGCTATCCTTGACGCCGACGCCTTTGTCTCGCTCCAGCTTCCCGAGAAAAAATCCTACCTGCACCCATGGATCAATGAGCAGTCCATTGTTTTCATCGTCGGTTGGCGGGGTGTGGGCAAGTCGGGGTTCATCCTAGGAGCCCTCGATGCCGTCACAAAGGGGAAACCGTTCGGGCCGTGGACACCGGGCGAACCCGTGAATTGTCTGTACCTCGACGGCGAAATGGCCACAGTGGACGTGCAGAAGCGACTCCGCGAAATGGGAACCGCCGGGAGGAAATCCAGGCTGCTCGTCTACTCGGATGCCTACGCGTACAGTCTCAGACTTCCGAAGGCAAACTTGCTCGATGAGAAGTGGCGCGACGGCTTCAAAAAGAGCCTGCTGGACCTCGACGTCAAGATAGTCGTGATCGACAACCTAGCCTCTGTGACAGGCGGCATCGATGAAAATTCCAAAGAAGCCTGGGATCCCATAGGCGCTTGGCTGCTCCAGCTTCGATTTGCAGGAATCACGACCATCCTGATTCACCACGAGGGCAAGACCGGACAGCAACGCGGCACATCGGGCCGGGAAGACCACGCCGATGTGTGCATATCCCTGAAGAAGCCTCATGACTATCTGGCAGAGCAAGGCGCAAGGTTCATCGCCAGCTTCACGAAGTCCCGAATCCCAACCGAACACTTACCCCTGATTGCCGACACGGAATTCCAGCTTATGAATACCATTGGGGACACGCAGGAATGGACATGGAAGTCGGCACAACAGGCCACGAAGATGCAAATTCTGAAGAACCTGGACGAAGGCATGTGCCAGACCGACGTTGCCGACTTGCTCAAAGTGAGCAAGGGGCAGGTTTCCAAGGTTCGAGCGGCAGCCATCAAAGCCCACTGGATGACGGAAAAAAACAAGCTGACACAGTTGGGATTTGGTGCCTTGGAGGGGTGA
- a CDS encoding C1 family peptidase: MKRLAVACFALFYATFFGSAGAFAEELADVQKRIKDRNLKWVAERHLNPERKGLGLLRDGFTAAVPPAEGAGDVPTGLATAVDWRNIGADNAFGVAPGNYVSRVKNQGSCGSCWAFATTAILESATQIANNDPIEPLDPGSAYDLSEQVMLTCSGAGSCNGGYVTTASSYAATTGLLREFPSGCYAYNIGSTTCPNPGSYPDCDQTRFRIDAWSGVSATVDAMKNALNTHGPLVATYAVYNDFYRYYGSGIYEAISCDQTVNPLVGYHAVALVGYRDADAADPVGYFIVKNSWGAAWGESGYFRIAYSQVGNCVKFGGTTLAYSKTACNGAITVDSPAESATLQAGTMHAITWSDSGSIGPYASIDLYQAGNRVRTIQANALLADGSFSWLVDSDLQGPNFSVMVTSTACSSAYGTSGPFSINPAADFEVAGTAVSGSVGLSGVTISFSRVSGAGTIPAPVVTDFQGGWRQSGFQQGTEYRATPSKTGCTFSPAFLDFTDAASSLNFAATENKITSVISPTAGSIVKVGGALLVKWTYTGSPGPYVTIEAVNTATGARTAISSKAKIGTGGIGSYNWRIGKQQAAGTYRIKVASKTNGSSATSAEFSIIK; encoded by the coding sequence TTGAAACGACTTGCTGTGGCTTGTTTCGCGTTGTTTTATGCCACGTTTTTCGGTAGCGCAGGTGCGTTTGCCGAAGAACTGGCCGATGTGCAGAAAAGAATAAAAGACAGGAATCTCAAGTGGGTTGCTGAGCGACACCTCAACCCCGAAAGGAAGGGACTCGGACTCCTCAGGGACGGGTTCACCGCCGCCGTCCCGCCTGCCGAAGGTGCAGGCGATGTTCCCACAGGCCTGGCGACCGCCGTGGACTGGCGAAATATCGGCGCCGACAACGCGTTCGGGGTTGCCCCGGGCAACTACGTGTCCCGCGTGAAGAACCAGGGGAGCTGCGGCAGTTGCTGGGCTTTCGCAACGACGGCAATCCTTGAGTCCGCGACCCAGATCGCCAACAACGATCCGATCGAACCCCTTGATCCCGGCAGTGCCTACGATCTGTCCGAGCAGGTCATGCTCACCTGCAGCGGCGCCGGCAGCTGCAACGGCGGGTACGTCACCACGGCCTCGAGCTATGCAGCCACCACGGGATTGCTGCGGGAATTCCCCTCCGGTTGTTACGCCTACAACATCGGCAGCACAACCTGCCCCAACCCGGGTTCCTACCCCGACTGCGATCAAACCCGCTTCCGGATCGACGCCTGGAGCGGGGTATCGGCCACCGTCGATGCGATGAAGAACGCCCTGAACACCCATGGCCCTCTCGTGGCGACCTACGCGGTCTACAATGACTTCTACCGCTACTACGGCAGCGGCATTTACGAGGCCATTTCCTGCGATCAAACGGTCAACCCCCTCGTGGGCTATCACGCGGTGGCGCTGGTGGGCTATCGGGATGCCGATGCCGCCGACCCGGTGGGGTATTTCATCGTGAAGAACAGCTGGGGAGCCGCGTGGGGTGAATCGGGGTATTTCAGAATCGCCTACTCTCAGGTCGGCAACTGCGTGAAATTCGGGGGGACCACCCTGGCGTACTCCAAGACGGCCTGCAACGGGGCCATCACCGTGGATTCTCCGGCCGAATCGGCCACCTTGCAGGCGGGAACGATGCACGCCATCACCTGGAGCGACTCGGGGAGCATCGGCCCGTACGCGAGTATCGATCTCTACCAGGCAGGGAATCGCGTCCGGACGATCCAGGCAAATGCCCTCCTGGCGGATGGATCATTCTCGTGGCTGGTCGACTCCGATCTTCAGGGGCCGAACTTTTCGGTAATGGTCACGAGCACGGCATGCAGTTCCGCCTACGGCACGAGCGGACCGTTTTCCATCAACCCGGCGGCGGATTTCGAAGTGGCCGGCACGGCGGTTTCCGGCAGTGTGGGACTTTCGGGAGTGACCATCAGTTTCAGCAGAGTTTCCGGGGCCGGCACGATCCCCGCCCCTGTCGTCACCGACTTCCAGGGCGGGTGGAGACAAAGCGGGTTTCAGCAAGGGACGGAATACCGGGCGACGCCATCAAAAACGGGCTGCACGTTCAGCCCGGCGTTCCTGGATTTCACCGATGCAGCGTCCAGCCTGAATTTCGCCGCGACGGAGAACAAGATAACCTCCGTCATATCTCCGACCGCCGGCTCCATCGTGAAGGTGGGGGGGGCCCTGCTCGTCAAGTGGACGTACACGGGCAGCCCGGGTCCCTATGTGACCATCGAGGCCGTGAACACCGCTACCGGCGCTCGAACGGCGATCAGTTCCAAGGCCAAGATCGGCACCGGCGGGATCGGCTCTTACAACTGGAGGATCGGCAAGCAGCAGGCGGCAGGGACCTACCGGATCAAGGTCGCGAGCAAGACCAACGGTTCCTCGGCGACGAGCGCGGAATTCAGCATCATAAAATAG
- a CDS encoding mechanosensitive ion channel family protein — protein sequence MTRKWRAALLFSVWALALGMFALASVVPGRAEAQQKQAESQNKVSGATSKAAAPEKKAPDREKKPESRERKEEPAPDQSATEAPTPINTEAIDEAGQVLGKKIDEAGKGASRTVGQWINAKAFLGITWLKLLVCLLLLLVVAAVERTVRHLIAMQMKARNDEEAGLGWWPLFLDALSRPLSLFIRVYGIYWALSPILSTFESSKAYAVIHRMAGKAADIGGTIALFWFVYRFIHVVDMQLRRWANSRKNSIDDMLVPLVGKIFRVFVIVIGGIMTVQNLTGIEIGPLIASLGIGGLAIALAGKDSIANFLGSLTILLDKPFQVGERIAIDKHEGFVEDVGFRSTRIRTLSGHLVSIPNEKIINSTLENIGRRPYIRWHTNLTLTYGTPAEKVERAVRIAREILENHEGMRPEYPPRVHFNAFNDWSLNLSIFAWYHPADHWKFQEWVQKTCLEIMRRFEAEGIEFAFPTQTVYQYNLDGRDAEAPDRPARISLGSRQ from the coding sequence ATGACGAGAAAATGGCGTGCTGCCCTGTTGTTCTCGGTTTGGGCTTTGGCTTTGGGGATGTTTGCACTGGCGTCCGTCGTCCCGGGGCGGGCCGAAGCCCAGCAAAAACAGGCCGAATCTCAGAATAAGGTTTCCGGTGCGACTTCCAAGGCGGCCGCGCCCGAGAAAAAAGCCCCGGATCGGGAGAAAAAACCGGAAAGCCGGGAGAGAAAGGAGGAGCCCGCTCCAGACCAGAGTGCGACGGAGGCTCCGACGCCCATCAACACCGAGGCCATCGACGAAGCGGGCCAGGTGCTCGGCAAGAAGATCGACGAAGCAGGGAAGGGGGCCTCCCGAACGGTCGGCCAGTGGATCAACGCCAAGGCTTTCCTGGGCATCACGTGGCTCAAGCTGCTGGTCTGCCTGTTGCTGCTCCTGGTGGTCGCGGCCGTCGAACGTACCGTCCGCCACCTGATCGCGATGCAGATGAAGGCAAGAAACGATGAAGAGGCGGGACTGGGCTGGTGGCCGCTGTTCCTCGACGCCCTGTCCAGACCCCTGTCCCTCTTCATCAGGGTCTACGGCATCTACTGGGCGCTGTCCCCGATCCTCAGCACCTTCGAATCTTCGAAAGCGTACGCCGTCATCCATCGCATGGCCGGCAAGGCGGCCGACATCGGCGGCACCATAGCGCTGTTCTGGTTCGTCTACCGCTTCATCCACGTGGTGGACATGCAGCTGCGGCGCTGGGCCAACTCGCGCAAGAACAGCATCGACGACATGCTGGTGCCGCTGGTCGGCAAAATATTCCGGGTTTTCGTCATCGTCATCGGCGGCATCATGACCGTCCAGAACCTGACCGGGATCGAGATCGGCCCGCTGATCGCGTCGCTGGGGATCGGCGGTCTGGCCATCGCCCTGGCCGGAAAGGATTCCATTGCGAATTTTCTTGGAAGCCTGACGATTCTGCTCGACAAGCCGTTCCAGGTGGGAGAGCGCATCGCCATCGACAAGCACGAAGGCTTCGTCGAAGACGTGGGGTTTCGCAGCACGCGGATTCGGACGCTGAGCGGCCACCTGGTTTCCATCCCGAACGAAAAAATCATCAACTCGACCCTGGAGAACATCGGCCGGCGGCCCTATATCCGCTGGCACACGAACCTGACGCTCACCTATGGCACGCCGGCCGAAAAGGTGGAACGGGCCGTGCGGATCGCTCGGGAAATCCTGGAGAACCATGAGGGCATGCGCCCTGAGTATCCGCCTCGAGTGCACTTCAATGCGTTCAACGACTGGAGCCTCAACCTGTCGATCTTCGCCTGGTACCACCCGGCCGATCATTGGAAGTTCCAGGAGTGGGTGCAGAAGACCTGTCTCGAGATCATGCGAAGGTTCGAGGCGGAGGGGATCGAATTCGCTTTCCCGACCCAAACGGTGTACCAGTACAATCTGGATGGCCGGGATGCGGAGGCGCCGGACCGGCCGGCAAGGATAAGCCTCGGTTCCAGGCAGTGA